A DNA window from Campylobacter anatolicus contains the following coding sequences:
- a CDS encoding FoF1 ATP synthase subunit B', whose product MLEIDLPLVILTTVVFLALIAILNPLLYKPMLKFIDDRNASIKSDEEITSKNASDLSMYEKEIENIILNARAEANKIRQDALNSAKEIAAKEIAAKKSMLESEYNEFLSSLNLQKEQLKADLVLKMPEFKSALSAKLSKI is encoded by the coding sequence ATGTTAGAGATAGATTTACCTTTAGTAATCTTGACTACTGTCGTTTTCTTGGCTCTTATTGCTATCTTAAATCCTCTACTTTATAAGCCTATGCTTAAATTTATAGATGACAGAAATGCCTCTATAAAGAGTGATGAGGAGATCACTAGCAAAAATGCAAGTGATTTAAGTATGTATGAAAAAGAGATAGAAAATATTATCTTGAATGCTAGGGCGGAGGCAAATAAGATAAGGCAAGATGCACTAAATTCAGCAAAAGAGATTGCAGCTAAAGAGATTGCAGCAAAAAAATCTATGCTTGAGAGTGAGTATAATGAATTTTTAAGTTCACTTAATTTACAAAAAGAGCAGCTTAAGGCTGATTTAGTATTAAAAATGCCTGAGTTTAAGTCTGCACTAAGTGCAAAACTATCCAAAATTTAA